The sequence CACAGCAATCTGGGGGTTCAtctgcctcccctccccacattttGGGGGCTCAgctgtccccccagccctgcagtttGGGAGTTTTTCCCATCACCGTTTTGGGGATTCCTCCCCAACATCAATTTTGCCCCCAAAGTTGGGCTCTCACTTTTGGGTCGGTTTCACCCCCCGACCTCCCCGAGATTTTGGGGCCCTCCTGAGCGTGTTGGGCCCCCCAGGTGAGCTACCTGGAGATCTACTGCGAGCGTGTGCGGGACCTGCTGAACCCCAAGAGCCGTGGGGGGCTGCGGGTGCGGGAGCACCCCCTGCTCGGCCCCTACGTGCAGGACCTGTCGCGTCTCGCCGTCGCCTCCTTCGCCGACATCGCCGACCTCATGGACAGCGGCAACAAGGCCAGGTGTGGGCACAGagcgggggcagagcacccccgACCCCCCAAACGCCCTGCTCAGGCACCGAGGgtccccccaaactcccccgCAGGACGGTGGCAGCCACGAACATGAACGAGACGAGCAGCCGCTCGCACGCCGTGTTCACCATCGTGTTCAGCCAGCGCCGCCAGGACCCGCTCAGCGACCTCACCACGGAGAAGGTCGGGGGAGCCCCGGGGTCGCCCCCTGAATCCATCCCACCCcgggtttggggtgaaatcaCCCCCTGCAATCTCCCAAGCACGCCCAAAATTCGCTGTCTTCATCCAGcgctgctgtgagctgctgagTGATTTTACTGAAGTCACTGCTGAATCCCACCTCCAAAATCACCCCTCGAATCCACCCCTAGAGCCCCCAAAGCCACGCCCAAAATCCGGTCTAAAAACACCCTCAAAATTCCCCTGTCACCCATTGTTCTCCCCGAgttaccccaaaatccctgctgaATTCTCCCAcattccagaaaattcccaccaaaacctccaaatccctcccaaacatgcccaaattcccccccaagCTCCCCCCACAattctctcccctccctcaaATCACCCCCACAACTCCACAAACCCCCAGATTCCCCCCCACCTTCCCTCACACCCCCATTTCCCCCCGGAATTCCCTCCtagatccccccaaacccccctgcccccccaggTGAGCCGCATCAGCCTGGTGGACCTGGCGGGCAGCGAGCGCGCCGACGCCTCGGGGGCCAAGGGCGTCCGGCTCAAGGTGAGCAGCAgccccccctgcaccccaaaaaaagggggggcgacccccccagagccctcctgagccttcctccccctcctctccctccccaggaaGGCGCCAACATCAACAAGTCCCTGACCACGCTGGGCAAGGTCATCTCTGCCCTGGCTGATGCTGTGAGTCTGGGGGTcaccccctccctgcacccccctGGGGGATCCCCTCTTTTTTTTGGGGAGCACTCAccaccctcctcttcctccctgacAGACCAGCAAGAAGAAGAAGCCGGATTTCATCCCGTACCGGGACTCGGTGCTGACGTGGCTGCTGAAGGAGAacctgggtgggtttggggaggagttggggggattttggggggctctgagcCCCCTCTGACAGTGTCCCCGCAGGAGGGAACTCGCGCACGGCCATGATCGCGGCGCTGAGCCCGGCCGACAGCAACTACGAGGAGACGCTGAGCACCCTGCGGTGAGGGGCGCCCcggtgggttttggggtgcaggaaaggggggatcccagccctgacccTGCCCCTTTTCTCCCCCTGACCCCCAGCTACGCGGACCGCACGAAGCAGATCCGCTGCCACGCGGTGATCAACGAGGACCCGAACGCGCGGCTGATCCGCGAGCTGCGCGAGGAGGTGACGCGGCTGCGGGAGCTGCTCAGCGCccagggtgaggggctgggcgGCGTTTGGGGTCGggatggggtctggggggtctgggggtcgCGTTCAGAGGGTTTTGGTTTGcggaggggatttggggagaggtTTGGGGGCGGTGTAGGggacacagctgcagtgctgggggcacagCTGCAGCGCTGGGGGCACAGTGAGGGTTTGATAAGGGGGTGCAGGAGGCAACACCCCCCACACCGAGCCCCCATCTCCCCCCAGGTCTCACCGACACCACCCTCTCtgccccccccgccgccgcgaCGTCCCCCACCCTCAATGGGGACCCGGGGCTGGAGCCCCCCCTGGGCCCCACTGAGGCCATGGAGCGACTGCAGGTGACCCTAAagcacctcccagcccctgccctgacCCACTGGGACACCGGGGGTCTGTGACCCCCCTCCCCTGAACTGCAGGGGACCCCCCACAATCGCTGCTCCCTCCCAGGAGACGGAGAAAATCATCGCAGAGCTCAACGAGACGTGGGAGGAGAAGCTGAGACGGACGGAAGCCCTGAGGCTGGAGCGGTGAGGGGGGCCCTGAACCCCCCCACGACCCCCAAAACCTTCCCCAAATAACCTGGAACCCCCACCACGACCCCCAAAACCTTCCCCAAATAACCTGAACCCCCTCCACGACCCCCAAAACCTTCCCCAAACTAACCTGAACCCCCACCACGACCCCCAAAACCTTCCCCAAATAACCTGAACCCCCTCCACGACCCCAAAAACCTTCTCCAAATAACCTGGAACCCCCTCCACGACCCCCAAAACCTTCCCCAAATAACCTGGAACCCCCTCCACGACCCCCAAAACCTTCCCCAAATAATCTGAACCCCCAC is a genomic window of Catharus ustulatus isolate bCatUst1 unplaced genomic scaffold, bCatUst1.pri.v2 scaffold_151_arrow_ctg1, whole genome shotgun sequence containing:
- the LOC117011435 gene encoding kinesin-like protein KIF1C, which translates into the protein MAGASVKVAVRVRPFSARESSRQAKCVIQMQGNTTCITNPKLPKDATKHFTFDYSYWSHTSEEDPNFASQRRVYQDIGEEMLAHAFEGYNVCILAYGQTGAGKSYTMMGRQEPGQRGIIPQLCEDLFARIAREGSPELSFSVEVSYLEIYCERVRDLLNPKSRGGLRVREHPLLGPYVQDLSRLAVASFADIADLMDSGNKARTVAATNMNETSSRSHAVFTIVFSQRRQDPLSDLTTEKVSRISLVDLAGSERADASGAKGVRLKEGANINKSLTTLGKVISALADATSKKKKPDFIPYRDSVLTWLLKENLGGNSRTAMIAALSPADSNYEETLSTLRYADRTKQIRCHAVINEDPNARLIRELREEVTRLRELLSAQGLTDTTLSAPPAAATSPTLNGDPGLEPPLGPTEAMERLQETEKIIAELNETWEEKLRRTEALRLER